The Mercurialis annua linkage group LG8, ddMerAnnu1.2, whole genome shotgun sequence genome window below encodes:
- the LOC126659913 gene encoding cation/H(+) antiporter 15-like — protein sequence MNNSTSNLTQGFSDGQYVVHRGAGNTITMCYFENITNDKAFWKSENSLISSLPYFVIQLSLMMLCIRLLFVILKPLRQPRFLAELLSAVLVFPLATTNIGFFQKYIHPAKSTKTLDTMGQLGLVYYMFLVGLEMDLTMLKHVERKALYNAAITTLLPLTMGIGLFFLLVHYKTDTIVGMGGGVWALTLTVTSFSDLARILSDMKLLHTDIGRLALSSAIICDLVAWAILVLAITMVNQKLYFLNVFAMILFVFLCWFVVRPILAWIIRINNSSNGGMDYELLIYFILGGVVIFGLITDACGSQSMIGAFMFGLIIPKGELGMRLIEKLEDLVIGILLPAFYWTNGLKINLGHLNNGVSVFVVAVVIILGCSAKVISAFIFSVFHGLSTREGLTLGVLMNTKGVLALIVMNVGRDLKGFDEQMFGMMTISLILMTIMVKPIAMAATKSTKHVKQYKRRTIERSKQDAELRILTCIHSVSNLSGIINLLEVSNPTKQSPICVFALHLVQLTARRVSAMLIVHDAYHRTVNSGQENQSREVEESEHIITAFQSYESRSTAVSVQALTVVSPYTSMQEDVCRLAEDKRVNLILVPFHKQPDVYGKLQDDEDVSLRAVNQNLLASAPCSIGILIDRGLGESQVQNNYVMLFIGGPDSREALAYAWRMAGTTGVRLTVIRFLPATCPDENAAEEEKERKLDDEYINDFRFRTMYDQAITFAEMQVNSGNEIVTTMRRMHDGYDLYIVGKGQGALPQLTLGLLEWSDCEELGALGDTLLSSDFAENSSILVIQQHYIPGATDGPLKTNGSHKFHHHKNMNWLSPTHHAPDTFKSLT from the exons ATGAATAATTCGACGAGCAATTTGACGCAAGGATTTTCCGATGGACAATATGTTGTCCATCGGGGAGCTGGAAACACGATCACCATGTGCTATTTCGAAAATATAACGAACGACAAGGCATTTTGGAAGAGTGAAAACTCTTTAATAAGCTCTCTTCCTTATTTTGTAATACAGTTGAGCCTCATGATGCTCTGCATTCGCCTTCTCTTCGTTATCCTCAAGCCCCTCCGACAGCCACGTTTCTTGGCCGAATTACTT AGTGCTGTTCTGGTGTTTCCCCTTGCCACGACGAACATCGGGTTTTTCCAAAAGTATATCCATCCGGCCAAGTCCACCAAGACTCTGGACACAATGGGACAATTAGGTCTGGTTTACTACATGTTCCTGGTGGGCTTAGAGATGGACTTAACCATGCTCAAACATGTGGAGAGGAAAGCTTTGTACAATGCGGCCATTACAACTCTGCTTCCTCTCACCATGGGGATCGGCCTCTTCTTCCTGCTTGTTCATTACAAAACCGACACCATCGTCGGTATGGGCGGCGGTGTGTGGGCTCTTACTCTCACCGTCACCAGCTTCTCCGATCTCGCCCGAATCCTCTCCGACATGAAGCTCCTACATACTGATATAGGAAGGCTGGCGTTATCTTCCGCCATCATCTGTGACCTTGTGGCATGGGCTATTCTGGTGTTGGCTATAACTATGGTTAACCAAAAGCTCTACTTCCTCAACGTGTTTGCCATGATTTTGTTTGTTTTCCTCTGCTGGTTCGTGGTACGTCCCATCCTCGCATGGATTATTCGCATCAATAACTCGTCCAACGGGGGCATGGACTATGAGCTCCTCATCTACTTTATACTAGGAGGGGTTGTCATTTTTGGATTAATTACAGATGCCTGTGGTTCTCAGTCTATGATTGGAGCATTCATGTTCGGGCTCATTATTCCTAAAGGGGAGCTGGGGATGAGGTTAATCGAAAAGCTTGAAGATCTCGTCATCGGGATTTTGCTTCCAGCATTTTACTGGACCAATGGCCTCAAAATTAACCTCGGCCATTTGAACAATGGTGTCAGCGTCTTTGTGGTGGCCGTAGTAATCATTTTGGGTTGCTCGGCCAAGGTCATAAGTGCCtttattttttcagttttcCATGGACTGTCTACTCGCGAAGGCCTCACTCTTGGAGTGCTTATGAACACGAAAGGGGTTTTAGCATTAATCGTTATGAATGTGGGTCGAGATCTAAAG GGTTTCGACGAACAAATGTTTGGTATGATGACAATTTCTTTGATATTGATGACAATAATGGTGAAGCCCATAGCAATGGCTGccacaaaatcaacaaaacatGTGAAGCAGTACAAACGCAGGACCATTGAGAGAAGCAAACAAGATGCAGAACTGCGAATACTTACATGCATTCACTCGGTCAGCAACTTATCAGGCATAATAAACCTTCTTGAAGTCTCAAATCCTACAAAGCAGTCTCCAATATGCGTTTTTGCTCTGCATTTGGTTCAACTCACCGCACGACGTGTTTCTGCCATGCTTATCGTTCATGACGCGTATCATCGCACAGTCAATTCCGGGCAAGAAAACCAAAGTCGGGAGGTGGAAGAGTCGGAGCACATCATTACCGCTTTCCAAAGCTACGAAAGTCGATCAACAGCTGTGTCGGTTCAAGCACTAACAGTGGTGTCTCCGTACACTTCAATGCAGGAAGATGTTTGCAGACTAGCAGAGGATAAGAGAGTGAACCTCATTTTAGTCCCATTTCATAAACAACCGGACGTGTATGGAAAACTGCAGGATGATGAGGATGTTTCTCTAAGAGCAGTCAACCAAAATCTTCTGGCCTCGGCACCTTGTTCCATCGGAATACTCATCGATCGAGGCCTGGGGGAGTCTCAAGTGCAGAACAACTATGTGATGCTCTTCATTGGTGGGCCCGACAGCCGCGAGGCCCTAGCCTACGCGTGGAGGATGGCGGGAACCACGGGTGTGAGGCTCACGGTCATCCGGTTCCTTCCTGCAACATGTCCCGATGAAAACGCagcagaagaagagaaagagagaaagcTGGACGACGAATATATAAACGACTTCAGGTTCCGAACAATGTACGATCAGGCGATAACGTTTGCAGAAATGCAAGTGAATTCAGGAAACGAGATAGTGACAACAATGAGAAGAATGCATGACGGGTACGACTTGTATATAGTGGGGAAGGGGCAAGGAGCATTGCCCCAACTAACATTGGGACTATTAGAGTGGAGTGACTGTGAAGAGCTAGGAGCCTTAGGGGATACATTACTTTCATCAGATTTTGCAGAGAATTCATCCATTCTTGTAATTCAACAGCACTATATTCCTGGAGCTACTGATGGACCGCTCAAGACCAATGGTAGCCATAAATTTCACCATCACAAGAACATGAATTGGTTATCACCTACTCACCATGCACCAGATACTTTTAAATCCCTTACGTAA